In Mesorhizobium sp., one DNA window encodes the following:
- a CDS encoding DUF1013 domain-containing protein, which produces MANTLLMPKATAVWLVDNTALSFDQIAFFCHLHPLEVRAIADGEAAQGIKGMDPIMNGQLTRDEIKRGETDPNYRLKLNEPKVRVPEAKRRGGRYTPLSKRQDRPNAILWLVRNHPELKDAQISRLVGTTKSTIEQIRNRTHWNSASLAPMDPVTLGLCSQIDLDLEVQRASSGRAPAAPAGDTLLPAALTERMPVREEKEDEELDASKVFAKLSSLKRAEPEDDEE; this is translated from the coding sequence ATGGCCAATACCCTGCTCATGCCCAAGGCGACCGCCGTCTGGCTGGTCGACAATACGGCGCTGTCCTTCGACCAGATCGCCTTTTTCTGCCATCTGCATCCGCTCGAAGTCCGCGCCATTGCCGACGGCGAAGCCGCGCAGGGCATCAAGGGAATGGACCCGATCATGAACGGCCAGCTCACCCGCGACGAGATCAAGCGCGGCGAGACGGACCCGAACTACCGGCTCAAGCTCAACGAGCCGAAGGTGCGCGTGCCCGAGGCCAAGCGGCGCGGCGGCCGCTACACGCCGCTGTCGAAGCGGCAGGACCGGCCGAACGCCATCCTGTGGCTGGTGCGCAATCATCCCGAGCTGAAGGACGCGCAGATCTCGCGTCTGGTCGGAACGACCAAGTCGACCATCGAGCAGATCCGCAATCGGACGCACTGGAACTCCGCGAGCCTCGCGCCGATGGATCCGGTGACGCTCGGCCTGTGCTCGCAGATCGACCTCGATCTCGAGGTGCAGCGTGCGTCGTCCGGCCGCGCGCCCGCCGCTCCGGCCGGCGACACGCTCCTGCCGGCAGCACTGACCGAGCGCATGCCCGTGCGCGAGGAGAAGGAAGACGAAGAGCTGGACGCCTCGAAGGTCTTCGCCAAGCTGTCCTCGCTCAAGCGCGCCGAGCCCGAAGACGACGAGGAATAG